From a single Paraburkholderia sp. D15 genomic region:
- a CDS encoding oxidoreductase yields MSASLKIGLMGYGFAGATFHAPVIDHCGRANVAAIATGRPDQALADYPHAKVVADLDALLALDEIDCVVIATPNDTHFDLARRTLEAGKHVVVDKPVTLTAADAHTLANIALARGKLFVPFHNRRWDGDFLTVRDLLAGETLGRITQFESHFDRFRPEVRQRWREEASRGGGLLFDLGPHLIDQALALFGAPQTVSATVRAHRDEAGAPDYVHIQLGYGTFEVVLHASALTALLAPRFAIHGTRGSYVKYGLDTQEDQLKAGLRPGDEGFGAGNTDGTLRVLENGAEVDQALPTRNGDYVGFYVALADAIQNGVKFPVSAQDAVDVMTVIELAARSSEEGLRLPFERIR; encoded by the coding sequence ATGTCCGCATCGCTGAAGATAGGTTTGATGGGTTACGGTTTCGCCGGCGCCACCTTTCACGCGCCGGTGATCGATCACTGCGGGCGCGCGAACGTCGCGGCCATCGCGACGGGGCGCCCCGACCAGGCGCTCGCCGACTATCCGCACGCGAAAGTGGTCGCCGATCTCGACGCGCTGCTCGCGCTCGACGAAATCGACTGCGTCGTGATCGCCACGCCGAACGACACGCACTTCGACCTTGCGCGCCGCACGCTGGAAGCGGGCAAGCATGTGGTGGTCGACAAACCGGTCACGCTCACCGCGGCCGACGCGCACACGCTCGCCAACATCGCGCTGGCGCGCGGCAAGCTGTTCGTGCCTTTCCACAACCGCCGCTGGGACGGCGACTTCCTCACCGTGCGCGATCTGCTCGCGGGCGAAACGCTCGGACGCATCACGCAGTTCGAATCGCATTTCGACCGCTTCCGGCCGGAAGTGCGCCAACGCTGGCGCGAAGAGGCATCGCGCGGCGGCGGCTTGCTGTTCGACCTCGGACCGCATCTGATCGACCAGGCGCTCGCGCTGTTCGGCGCGCCGCAAACCGTCTCGGCGACGGTGCGCGCGCATCGCGACGAAGCCGGCGCACCGGACTACGTGCACATCCAGCTCGGCTACGGCACCTTCGAAGTGGTGCTGCACGCGAGCGCGTTGACGGCGCTGCTCGCGCCGCGCTTCGCGATTCACGGCACGCGCGGCAGCTATGTGAAGTACGGGCTCGATACCCAGGAAGATCAGTTGAAGGCCGGTCTGCGCCCCGGCGACGAAGGCTTCGGCGCCGGCAACACGGATGGAACGCTACGCGTGCTGGAGAACGGCGCGGAAGTCGACCAGGCATTACCGACGCGTAATGGAGATTACGTCGGCTTCTATGTCGCGCTGGCCGATGCGATCCAGAACGGCGTGAAATTCCCGGTCAGCGCGCAGGATGCGGTCGACGTCATGACGGTTATCGAACTCGCGGCTCGCAGTTCTGAAGAAGGTCTTCGTTTGCCGTTCGAACGCATTCGGTAA
- the gcvT gene encoding glycine cleavage system aminomethyltransferase GcvT has translation MTELKHTPLHATHRALNARMVDFGGWDMPVNYGSQIEEHRAVRTDAGMFDVSHMCVVDFTGERVRAFFEYALANNVGKLQTPGRALYSCLLNPNGGVIDDLIVYYFGEDHFRVVVNAGTADKDIAWFGQLNAEGSFGLTITPRRDYAIVAVQGPNAREKVWQTVPAARAATEALKPFNAARIEDTPFGELTVARTGYTGEDGFEIIVPAGHVDALWNALQAQGVRPAGLGARDTLRLEAGMNLYGQDMDDNVSPLDAGLAWTVDLASPRAFVGKGRLEADGARAAFVGLILQKENGKAAGVLRAHQKVVTPQGEGEITSGTFSPTMQESIAFARVPKGVQPGDIVHVQIRDKNVPASVVKLPFVRNGKVLAV, from the coding sequence ATGACCGAACTCAAACACACCCCGCTCCACGCCACCCATCGCGCGCTCAACGCCCGCATGGTCGACTTCGGCGGCTGGGACATGCCCGTCAACTACGGCTCGCAGATCGAAGAACACCGCGCGGTGCGCACCGACGCCGGCATGTTCGACGTCTCGCACATGTGCGTGGTCGATTTCACCGGCGAGCGCGTGCGCGCATTCTTCGAATATGCGTTGGCCAACAACGTCGGCAAGCTGCAAACGCCGGGCCGCGCGCTCTACTCCTGTCTGCTGAACCCGAACGGCGGCGTGATCGACGATCTGATCGTCTATTACTTCGGCGAGGACCACTTCCGCGTGGTCGTCAACGCCGGCACCGCCGACAAAGACATCGCCTGGTTCGGCCAGCTCAATGCCGAAGGCAGCTTCGGCCTGACCATCACGCCGCGTCGCGATTACGCGATCGTCGCCGTGCAAGGCCCGAACGCGCGCGAGAAAGTCTGGCAAACCGTGCCGGCCGCGCGCGCCGCCACCGAGGCCCTGAAGCCGTTCAACGCCGCCCGCATCGAAGACACGCCGTTCGGCGAACTCACCGTGGCCCGCACCGGCTACACCGGTGAAGACGGTTTCGAAATCATCGTCCCGGCCGGGCATGTGGACGCGCTATGGAACGCGCTGCAGGCGCAAGGCGTGCGCCCGGCCGGTCTCGGCGCACGCGACACGCTGCGTCTCGAAGCCGGCATGAATCTGTACGGCCAGGACATGGACGACAACGTGTCGCCGCTCGACGCGGGCCTCGCCTGGACCGTCGACCTCGCCTCGCCGCGCGCCTTCGTCGGCAAGGGCCGGCTCGAAGCGGACGGCGCGCGGGCCGCGTTCGTCGGCCTGATCCTGCAGAAGGAAAACGGCAAGGCGGCAGGCGTGCTGCGTGCTCATCAAAAAGTCGTCACGCCGCAAGGCGAAGGCGAGATCACCAGCGGCACGTTTTCGCCGACCATGCAGGAATCGATCGCCTTCGCGCGCGTGCCCAAGGGCGTGCAGCCGGGCGACATCGTTCACGTGCAGATTCGCGACAAAAACGTCCCGGCAAGCGTGGTAAAACTGCCGTTCGTGCGCAACGGCAAAGTGCTCGCGGTTTAA
- the gcvH gene encoding glycine cleavage system protein GcvH yields MSIPADLKYTESHEWVRTEADGTLTVGITDHAQAALGDIVFLEVQTLNKSANAGDPVAVIESVKAASDIYAPVSGEVIEQNGEVIDEPELVNSEPYDSWLFKIKPAAGASHDRLMDADAYAKLIGS; encoded by the coding sequence ATGAGCATCCCGGCCGATCTGAAATACACCGAATCGCACGAATGGGTCCGCACCGAAGCGGACGGCACGCTGACCGTCGGCATTACCGACCATGCGCAGGCAGCGCTCGGCGACATCGTCTTCCTCGAAGTCCAGACGCTGAATAAATCCGCCAACGCCGGCGACCCGGTCGCGGTGATCGAATCGGTGAAAGCCGCTTCCGATATTTACGCGCCGGTATCGGGCGAAGTCATCGAGCAGAACGGCGAAGTGATCGACGAGCCCGAGCTGGTCAACAGCGAGCCGTACGACAGCTGGCTGTTCAAGATCAAGCCGGCGGCCGGCGCCTCGCATGACCGTTTGATGGACGCCGACGCATACGCGAAATTGATCGGCTCCTGA